One region of Pogona vitticeps strain Pit_001003342236 chromosome 1, PviZW2.1, whole genome shotgun sequence genomic DNA includes:
- the OST4 gene encoding dolichyl-diphosphooligosaccharide--protein glycosyltransferase subunit 4, which translates to MVTDVQLAIFANMLGVSLFLLVVLYHYVAVNNPKRQE; encoded by the coding sequence ATGGTGACGGACGTGCAGCTGGCCATCTTCGCCAACATGCTGGGCGTCTCGCTCTTCCTGCTGGTCGTCCTCTACCACTACGTGGCCGTCAACAACCCCAAGAGGCAGGAGTGA